A region of the Microcystis aeruginosa FD4 genome:
GGTCGTGAAAAGCTTTGACCATGGCTTTAAATTCTCTGGTCGGTCCACCGGGGGAGCGATCATAAGCATAACGGCGATCGGGGGCGAAATAACCAAAGGTCATGTAACCCCAATAATTACCGCCAGGGCGATCGTCGGGGTTATTATCGTTAGCGGTTTCTTGGACAGGTAAGAGTTCGATCGTGGTAAATCCTAGTGCTTTCAGGTATTTGGCCATATAGCCGGCTCCCGCATAAGTTCCTCTGTACTGGTCAGGAACGTTGGCCACTTCCTCAAAACCGGTAATTCCCTTGAGGATATCTTCTAAACGACTAGCGGAGGGGTGATTGCTTAAACCGCGCACATGGGCCTCATAAATGATCGCTTTTTCGGCACCCAGACGGGGACGAATCCCGGTAGAAGTCCCATCCGGCGCGATAACAATGCCTTTGGGCGACCATTTGCCCGTATCGTATTCGCGCTGGATCACTCCTTTGTAGTCCCCTTCTCCCGTGGCATACATTCCAGCATTTTCTCCGGCCGCGATCATGGCCGGGGTTTCAAGGTCGTGGGAAAGTTCTCGCGTGTAGGGATCGAAGAGGACTTTATTGGGGTTAAAACGATGGCCGAAATCGTCCACATCTGCCTGAAAACCGGCGTTACTGTGGCCTCTTTGCCATTTTTGATCAAATTGCCAATTGGGACCCCAACAGCGAAAAGCGTAGTAACTGCCGTGGGGAATACCGGCGATTTTTGCCCGCCATATATCATCATTTGGTTTTTTTGTCAACCAGTAATCATACTTAGCGTTTTCTCCCGTCGGGCGATCGTAGATTTCCAGAAGAATCTGACTGGCATTTTTAGAATAGACAGCAAAGGTGACACTATCGCCTTGATAATGCGCTCCGAGGGGATAGGTGGCATCGGCCCAAAGATGGCTATCTAGGGGGGCATAATCACCAGATTGGGGATGATTTTGACCGATCTCACTCTCCGATTTCATCGAAAATTTTGGGTCTGAAACCCCGTCGTAGAACGACGGCTTTACAGTTAAATACTAGCGCATTTACCAAATATATGCTAAAATGTGAGACATGGAAAAAGCCTATTGGTTTCGATTTTACCCAACACCAGAACAAGAGTCGCTATTGCGGCGCACTTTGGGCTGTGTAAGATTGGTTTACAATAAAGCTCTCCATCTCAGAACACAAGCATGGTACGAAAGACAAGAAAGAGTAGGCTACGCTCAAACTTCTTCAATGTTGACCGATTGGAAAAAGCAAGAAGAATTAGACTTTCTCAATGAAGTAAGCTGTGTACCTTTACAACAAGGGTTAAGACACCTACAAACAGCAGGGTAATCGCATGTTGATAGAGTTCTCAAATTCCGAGGAGTTAGGTCTAAAATTCGATGGGCAACTCAGGCTTTGACCTGCACAAGGCGACCGAATCTCTGGTTTTGCCAGTCATTATGGCCTAACAAACCCCGAACTGAGCTTATCTACTCAGTTCCTTAAATTCCCAAAACTCCTGATCAACTACAAGATTAACATCTACCTCCCCTCTCTGTCAACGGCACTGGCGGCTAAGATTTTCACCATGAAATCATTGTTCATGCCTGCCTTATACCGTTTCATCTTTAGGCTCATTTTTGAGGGTTCTCGCTTTAACAGATTCACACTTAAACGGCGCAACAGACCTAGGTTTTCCGCTCCATAGCCTAGACGAATCCGACTGGCATCTTCATTAAAGGTAACATCGAGTACCCAATGGAGACTATTTTCGATACTCCAATGCCTGCGAATCACCTCGGCCTGTTTTTGGGCATCGGCTGCTAAACTACTGATGAAGAAGCGAATTTCTGTCGTAGTTTTATTCCATAATTGGCGGACACTGCGAACCATGACTAGGGTGGTTAGGCCAGGCCAGAGACTCTGCCGATGCAGGGGCGGTAATTGAGACACTGGCACTACCCAAATTTGACGGGTTTCGAGCCGGTGATGCCCCGACTCCACCTTTTCGTGGTAGCTGTATTCAATCCCTTGCCAATCCCCGGCTATAGCTTGGTCAAACCAGCCTTCTACTTGTTGAAAGAGCTTGCCCTGATTGCCTTTGAGGGCTAAGACGTCATCTCCAGCCCCAGACTTGATTTGTTGGGCAATTTCAGTCTGGGTTCCCATGGCATCCAAGGTGACTATCGCTCCCTTGAGATTGAGCAATTGCAGCAGGTGCGGCACGGCGGTAATTTCATTGGATTTACTGTCCACTTTTTCTTGGGCTAAGACTAACCCATGTTCGCTACTCCAAGCACTGACGGTGTGCAAAGCTTTCAGATTTTCCTCCCGGTCATAAGAATTTCTGGCCGTTTTCCCATCTATGTGGATTAGTTCTATGTTCAATTTCTCGGTGATTTCCTCTATCACCCGCGAGGAATCCTGACTCTAATTGCTTGGGTTCTAGCATCCCTAGCACTCTGCCAAAGGTATCGTGGGAAGGTATGCCATTCGGTAGGTCTAAAAATGTTTCCAACCAAGATTGCTTGGCTTGTCCGTAGGCTTCTATGGCGACAAACCCATCGGCACCAGCTAATACCGCCAAGATAGCTATGGTAATTATCGAGACTAGGCTATGATTGCGCCCCCTGTCCGCCCTCGGGTCTTCTAGATGCTGAAAATGTTTCAAGACACTGTTTCTTAAAACCTTTGCCTCTCGCTCTTGCTTGGGGTTTAAAACTAGGAGACCAAAACCGGATGCCATGCTCAACTGCTACACCATGTAACTTTTTGCTTCCTCTCAGATTAACTCCTCTCAGTTCGTCCTGCTAGGCATGACATTCAGTCACCTCTGTCTGTTACGTTTTCTACAAAACGACGTGCGATTACCCTGCCCCCTCATTCCTTTTTTTATTGGTTTCTTTAAACCATTAATTGGTCTAATTTTCGGTATTTTTATCTTTAGTTTAATTAGCTCAGATACGTTGATTAAAATTGATTTTATGATTACCCAAGATAAAAATTCTTCTAGTTTAATAACCAACAAAGCTCGTCAGGATTTATTTATATTTTCCTGTGCTTTTTTAGTGGGATTTAGTGAAAGATTTGCCTCAGATTTACTTAAAAAAACTGAATCTGAATTAACTGAAAAATAATTTTAAAAGAAAAATGGTATAAGAGAATTATACATAATTTTCCTCTCTAAAGCCAGAATTGACAATCATCTTCTAATAAACTAGGATAAATTCCTTGTAAGCGTCGATAAGCAATAATGTCCGCTCCATACAAAGGGATAGGTAAACGGGGTTCTTTGAGAGAACCATAGTGAAGTAAAGTGAGTTTTAACGTAGTGTCAACTAACTGTTTTAAATCTACTGGCTCTCCTAATTCATGAACTTTTAAGCGTAAGGGACGAGGAACACCTATTTGTTCAGAAACTTGGGACGTTATCAGGATAACTTCCCGCTTTGATAAAGCAAAAGCTAATCCTTTTGAGGGAGCATTTATCTGTTTTTGCTTAAGATTATTTTGCTCAAGATTATTTTGCTCAAGATTATTTTGCTCAAGATTATTTTGCTCAAGATTATAAAGTCTAGGAATGCCAGTCTTATAACATTCTACGAGAATCAATTTAGCATTAATTGCCCTAGCTCTTGCTAGTAAATTGTCAACCTCCTTTCCTTGAAATTTACCATCTCTGTAAATGAGAACTTTCTGATTTTTTAGTTCAGCTTGCGGTAAAAATTTTTCCAGCATACGTTGAGGAATTTCTTCTCCCTCGGTTAAACTATCTTCTACCCGACAGCGAACAAATTCTCCCTGTTTTCCATATAGTCGCACACTGGCACAAACATTGAGACTCCCCGGAAGATTTTTTTTAGGAATCCTTCCCACATCTAAACCAATAAAATAATCGGCAATTTCTAGAGGTTCAGCAAGGACATAGGGTAAATTTCCTAATTTGGCTAGGATTCCGGGGACAACTTGATTGAGAATATTGTTATAGTTGCTCTTATCATTTAAAGTCTTTTCATAAATCATTTGAGTTATAACTCCACGATCCAGAAACTTTCTTTTAATCCACGAATATAAACTTCCTTCTTCAGTATTATCAGCATTGCGATCCTCTTGGGGAAGAAAGACTAAAGCAATATCTACAGGAATTTCTCCTCCAATTAATTGATCAACTGCTTCTTCCAGTCTAGCTCTTTTTTCAAATCCTACACCTTCGACAGAGAAATTTATTTGATTCTCTGGTGGCAAAATGGTATTAAATTTATAACGGTCTAATCGATTTTGTAATTGTTCTCTAAAATCTCCCACTTTTAAATTAGCTGGTTTGAGAATAGCTAAACGAATCTTACGAGCAGGATCCTCATATTCTCGATGACGTTTATAGACACCCCCCCTCGATAATCCTTTGATAATGTCTCCTTTTTCTCCCCTTTCTCCCTTACCAAATAAGATAGGAGTTTGCTTAAGAGAAAGAGAAGGAGTCCAAAAGAATTGGGGGTCTTTTTTACTGTTAATGCTTGTTTCTCTTAACTGAACCCCAAAGTTATTTAAAGTCTTTTGTGCTTCCTGTTTATATAATTGTAATAGTTTTTGTCGTTCAACATAGGGAATTTTTGTTGCTTTTAATAACTCTCCGTAATTGACTTGAAATAAACTCTCATCTTTATCTGTCATACAGGGTTTTAAAGCTGCCAATGGATAAATATACTCCTGGGGATTTTTGCCAAATTTTACCGCTACCACTGGTTGCCCCAGATCAGCTTCTTCTAATTTTCTTCGACTAATTGAACCCGTGGCTTTTGTTAATAACTCCTCTCTTTTTTCCTCAATTGTACCCGCTATTTTAATGATTTTAGCCGTTCCATTGGTTTCTATAGCTTTAACCTTTAAACCTACTAATAATTTAGCAGCATCTTGTCTATAGGGATGATTTTCATAAAACTGTTCTAAATCTCCACTATGGACAATACTACTTTCAACAGTTAAACAAATAGCTGGATAAGTGTCATTGATGATTTCTGCCCAAAAATTAACTTCTCTCCTTACCTGTACTTGATTTTCAGTTGTCTTACTATCTTTCGGAAAAACTATTGGATAGGAAAATTTACCAAATATTTTCAGAATTCTAATTGCTAATTGTGCTTTAACTAAAGCTGTTATCTGAAAGTCTTTTAGCCAATGAATAGAATAATAGTGATCGCCAATATCTTCTCGTAAAACCTCTTGAATATCTGATAAAGCTTCTTTCCACTGTTGTGGAGAGGGAAGAGATTTTTCATCTTTAGCTAATAACCAAAAACAATTATCTTCAAAAATAACCACCACATCAGGAAACTTATGACTGAATTGCCAACTAAAACGATTACCTATTTTTCTAGTAACTTGATGATTGAGCTTAAAACAATTCCAACAACTATTATTGAGAGTTAAGCAAGTAATTTCACTCAAAAACAGCGAAGTATTGGCTGTCTTAGCTACTGTGTAATTCATAATCTAAACCTCCTTATTTGCATAATCACAAATCGATGTAAAAGGACAATGACGACAGGCATAGCCACTTTGCGGCGTAAAGATATAATAAAAATCTTCGGGGTGATCTTTATATTTTTGTAGTTGTTGCTGATGTTTTCTGGACAGGGAAGCTAGTTCGATTTTAACTGCTTCTATTGCCTCTGAAGACAGGGTTATCTTTTCGGATATTGTTTGGGTTTCTAAATTGTAAAAAGAAGCGACAATTTTTTTATGAGGATAAAGGTAACTAGCTGCCAGTAAATAAACATGAGCCTGACGACGATCAAAATTAGATTGACCAGTTTTCAAATCTAAAATATGTATGGTGTGATCAGCTTCTCTAAAAATACAATCAAAGGCAGCGGACAAATTAAACCGATAGTTACCTTGCTCGATAACAATAGGTTCTGGATAACCTTCATCGCCTCTAGATAAATTAATAATCTCTTGATTCAATAAAATTGGTTGTTGATAGTAATTGTTTAAAATCACTAAAATCTTAGCTTGAATTTCTGGCGATTCTTGATTTAATTGCAGGATTTCTGCTACTTGTTCCACCCCATGAGGATCAGATAATCTCACCGGCTCTTGATGAAACTCAAAAACTCCTCTTTGTGCCAACTTACCAATTTTTTGCGGTTGATTATCTTGTGATAGCAACCTTTTAACTTCTGGTTCTTTGTTTCGCGCTTTTTCAAACCCCCGTTTTGTCTGACAATGCCAATTCTCATAGCCAATCGCTGGTTTTAGCGATCGCCAAAGACTATAGCTCATCGGAGGATACCAACGCTTTTGGGGAAACTGGGAGGACACGATTTTTTCCCTAGTGTTTACTTTTGTGTTGACTAAAATAATCAACGCCGATGAACTAACTTTAGCCTAGGTTAATTTAAATAGTCAACCCTTGATATAATTTTTTTGAGCGGTTGGGAGAAAAGCAGTGTCAGAAACATTTGGACAGGTTATCCGCAAAGCTCGTCGAGAGGAAGAATATAGCCAGAGAGAACTAGCTCAGTTGATTGGGGTGGACTATACCTATCTATCGAAGCTAGAAAATGATCATGCGGGTTATCCTCCTAGTCAGCAGGTTATTGAGTCCTTAGCGACTCATTTAAAATTAAATGCTCAAAAATTAGGAGAATTGGCGGGACGACTGAGTTCAGATGATCAAAAAGTCTTCAAAGAGTTAGTTCAAAAATACCAACAAATGCCGATTTTATTGCGTCGCATGAAAGACAATCCCAATTTTGCCCAAAAAATTATTTCTGAGGCGACAAAATTAGCAACAGAGGAGTAAATATCTTGGATATTATTAAACCCTATAGTTTTATTCCCAAAGCAGAGATTGAAGCTCAGGCAGACAATATTCTGAAGAAAGTAAAAGCTAATCGTCGTCGTCCCTTAAAAAATTGCGATATTGCGGAAGCAGCGGCTGATTATTTTGATTTAGCTATTGAATGGACGGATATAAAGCCAGATCAAGAGGGAGAAATCGCCGCCATGATTATTCCCACAGAAAAGAAAATTATTCTTAATGAAGATGTAAAATTCTTAAAAGATTCTCAAAATTCATCCCTAGCAAAAGAAGGTTTTAAAAATTCGAGTTTAGCTCATGAAATTGGTCATTTTGTCCTTCATATTAATCAAACGGCCGTCTCTAACTTTTTGGATCGAATCAATCAGGGAGATTCCTTAGAGACAATTCAACCTTTTCTGTGTCGGAGAGTTGATTCTAGCCAAAGAATTGAATGGCAAGCTCAATATTTTGCCAGTTGTTTACTAATGCCAATGAGTGAGTTAGAGAAAGTCATCAAGGGCCGTGACTTGACAAAATGGGGACATTTGTATGCGATCGCCGACGAGTTGGGAGTAACTATTACTAATCTTAGAAGTCGTTTAGAAAGTCTCCATTGGATTAAAGTCGATAAAAAAGTAATTTATCGGGGCAGTAATTTTCCCAAGAGATAGCTTAAATGTATCAACTTATTTACTCATAATTTCGGCGGGTTGCGAGTTAGGAATTGGTTCAAAGTTGTGGTCGTCAGCCAAATATTCGGGATAGGTGGAGAATTGGGGTA
Encoded here:
- a CDS encoding ImmA/IrrE family metallo-endopeptidase, with translation MDIIKPYSFIPKAEIEAQADNILKKVKANRRRPLKNCDIAEAAADYFDLAIEWTDIKPDQEGEIAAMIIPTEKKIILNEDVKFLKDSQNSSLAKEGFKNSSLAHEIGHFVLHINQTAVSNFLDRINQGDSLETIQPFLCRRVDSSQRIEWQAQYFASCLLMPMSELEKVIKGRDLTKWGHLYAIADELGVTITNLRSRLESLHWIKVDKKVIYRGSNFPKR
- a CDS encoding helix-turn-helix domain-containing protein, encoding MSETFGQVIRKARREEEYSQRELAQLIGVDYTYLSKLENDHAGYPPSQQVIESLATHLKLNAQKLGELAGRLSSDDQKVFKELVQKYQQMPILLRRMKDNPNFAQKIISEATKLATEE
- a CDS encoding PD-(D/E)XK nuclease family protein; its protein translation is MSYSLWRSLKPAIGYENWHCQTKRGFEKARNKEPEVKRLLSQDNQPQKIGKLAQRGVFEFHQEPVRLSDPHGVEQVAEILQLNQESPEIQAKILVILNNYYQQPILLNQEIINLSRGDEGYPEPIVIEQGNYRFNLSAAFDCIFREADHTIHILDLKTGQSNFDRRQAHVYLLAASYLYPHKKIVASFYNLETQTISEKITLSSEAIEAVKIELASLSRKHQQQLQKYKDHPEDFYYIFTPQSGYACRHCPFTSICDYANKEV
- a CDS encoding Piwi domain-containing protein codes for the protein MNYTVAKTANTSLFLSEITCLTLNNSCWNCFKLNHQVTRKIGNRFSWQFSHKFPDVVVIFEDNCFWLLAKDEKSLPSPQQWKEALSDIQEVLREDIGDHYYSIHWLKDFQITALVKAQLAIRILKIFGKFSYPIVFPKDSKTTENQVQVRREVNFWAEIINDTYPAICLTVESSIVHSGDLEQFYENHPYRQDAAKLLVGLKVKAIETNGTAKIIKIAGTIEEKREELLTKATGSISRRKLEEADLGQPVVAVKFGKNPQEYIYPLAALKPCMTDKDESLFQVNYGELLKATKIPYVERQKLLQLYKQEAQKTLNNFGVQLRETSINSKKDPQFFWTPSLSLKQTPILFGKGERGEKGDIIKGLSRGGVYKRHREYEDPARKIRLAILKPANLKVGDFREQLQNRLDRYKFNTILPPENQINFSVEGVGFEKRARLEEAVDQLIGGEIPVDIALVFLPQEDRNADNTEEGSLYSWIKRKFLDRGVITQMIYEKTLNDKSNYNNILNQVVPGILAKLGNLPYVLAEPLEIADYFIGLDVGRIPKKNLPGSLNVCASVRLYGKQGEFVRCRVEDSLTEGEEIPQRMLEKFLPQAELKNQKVLIYRDGKFQGKEVDNLLARARAINAKLILVECYKTGIPRLYNLEQNNLEQNNLEQNNLEQNNLKQKQINAPSKGLAFALSKREVILITSQVSEQIGVPRPLRLKVHELGEPVDLKQLVDTTLKLTLLHYGSLKEPRLPIPLYGADIIAYRRLQGIYPSLLEDDCQFWL